One stretch of Melospiza georgiana isolate bMelGeo1 chromosome 28, bMelGeo1.pri, whole genome shotgun sequence DNA includes these proteins:
- the DAD1 gene encoding dolichyl-diphosphooligosaccharide--protein glycosyltransferase subunit DAD1, with protein sequence MAGSVRAVARRFLSEYGGGTAGRLKALDAFLLYVLLTGALQFGYCLGVGTFPFNSFLSGFISAVGSFILGVCLRIQINPQNKGEFQGISPERAFADFLFANTILHLVVINFVG encoded by the exons ATGGCGGGCTCGGTGCGGGCAGTGGCGCGGCGCTTCCTGTCCGAGTACGGCGGCGGCACCGCCGGGCGCCTCAAGGCGCTGGACGCCTTCCTGCTCTACGTGCTGCTCACGGGCGCGCTGCAGTTCGGATACTGCCTGGGCGTCGGCACCTTCCCCTTCAACTCCTTCCTCAGCGGCTTCATCTCGGCCGTCGGCAGCTTCATCCTGGGCG tttGCCTCCGGATCCAGATCAACCCCCAGAACAAGGGCGAGTTCCAGGGCATCTCCCCCGAACGGGCCTTCGCCGATTTCCTCTTTGCCAACACCATTCTGCATCTCGTCGTCATTAATTTCGTTGGCTGA